The nucleotide window AGATCGCGGTCCGGCGTGCCCGGATTCACCAGGTAGGCGGCGTGCGCGACCAGCGGATCGAGGCCGGCGGCGCGCCGCTTCTGGATGAACCGCTCGAGCACGTCATCGGGATAGACGCTGCCCCGCCACTGTCGCGGCGATCCGTAGAAGATCTGCAGGCAGTCGCAGCCCATTGCCACCGCGCGGTCAATGGCCAGGTCCAGCGATCCGCTGATGGAGACGTGCGCTCCCAGACGCATCGGTGCTTCGTTCTTCTCTGGGCATGCGGCGGAGCCCTGCGGATTCCCACAAATCTCGGGGTCAAGACGGCGGTGGTTGCGGGAAGGCCGGGGATTCCCGACCTGATCGTGGCCAAAGGAGAGGGGAACGTGCAGACGCACGGGGCAGACGCCTGCCTCCCGCGGAAGGAGGTCCTCCTGCGCGAAGAGGACCGGATTGAAACCTTCTGGTGGCGGGGTTATTCTAGCAGCGGTGATATGACCCCCGTCCCCGCGCCCGCCCCAAGATGAACACCGTAGTGCGCCGGAGGGGAGCGGTTGAGCGCACCCTTTGGGGGCGGGGGTCTTTGCGTGGTACCCTAGAACCGCCAGACCGCAGCAACAACCGCCAGCAGCGTCACACCCAGCAGCAGCGCCAGCGGCGCGCCGACCCGCGCGTAGTCGCCGAACCGGTATCCGCCGGGCACCATGACCATCATGCTGACCGGGTGGCTTATCGGTGTAAGCAGGGTGACCGACGTTGCCGCCGCAACCGTGATCATGAAGGGCACCGGGTTGACGCCCAGCTTCGTGGCGGCGCTGAGGGCAATCGGCGCCATCAGGATCGTCGTGGGGATGGCGGGTACGAACTGCCCAACGACAAACGTGGCCAGGCAGATCGCCGCGAGGACCGAGAATGGCGCGTCCCCGGCCAGCGGCAGCATCGCGCCCGCGACCGCCGCCGCGGCCCCGGTGGTGTGCAGCGCGGCTCCCAGCGGCAGCAGGCTCCCAACGACGATGATAGTGGGCCAGTCTATTACCTGGGGTGCCTCGGCTGCGCTCACGCAGCCGCCGATGATCACGATGCCTACCGCCAGTACCGCTGCCAGGCTCACCGGCACGACGCCAGTGGCCCCGGAGAGAATAACCGCTCCCAGCGCGAGCAGAGCGTACGGGACCTGCGCGGTGCGGAGGGGCCGTGACTCGTCCGGTGCCGAGAGTCTGCGGGCTTCCAGCAGGTCCTGATGGGGACCCGCCGCCGGTATCGCCCCCTCGGGCATCCGCGCCGGAAGGAGCCGGCGTCCCAGCGTGGCCATGAAGATGATGGAGGCCGCCAGCATTGCTATGCCGACCGGGAAGAACGAGAAGAACGAGAGCGGTGCGTATCCCGCCTGAACGAGGAGCCCGCTGACGATGAGGTTCGAGGCCTTGCCTATGAGCGTGAGGGAACCTCCCTGCCGGGCGGCAATCGCCAGCGGCATCAGCAGCCGGGACTGGCTGATGCCTGCCTGACGGCTGGCGGCGATGGCCACCGGCAGGAGTATGGCCGCGGCGCCGACCAGGTTCATGAACCCCGACAGAACGCCGGCCACCGCCATCAGCGCTACGATGAGCGCCACCTCGCGGGATCCCACGGCGCGGAGGAGCAGGCGTGCGGAGAGCGCCGCCACCCCGGTGCGCTCCAGGGCCGCGCTGACGATGAGGAGGCACGCGATGGTGACCACGACCGGGTCGCCGAATCCGGCAAACGCCGCGGCAGGAGTAGTCACCCCGCTTAGGCCCAGGGCCA belongs to bacterium and includes:
- a CDS encoding SLC13 family permease, with the protein product MLTPDGWIVLSILAGALAAFASGRLRPEIVAMSVVLALGLSGVTTPAAAFAGFGDPVVVTIACLLIVSAALERTGVAALSARLLLRAVGSREVALIVALMAVAGVLSGFMNLVGAAAILLPVAIAASRQAGISQSRLLMPLAIAARQGGSLTLIGKASNLIVSGLLVQAGYAPLSFFSFFPVGIAMLAASIIFMATLGRRLLPARMPEGAIPAAGPHQDLLEARRLSAPDESRPLRTAQVPYALLALGAVILSGATGVVPVSLAAVLAVGIVIIGGCVSAAEAPQVIDWPTIIVVGSLLPLGAALHTTGAAAAVAGAMLPLAGDAPFSVLAAICLATFVVGQFVPAIPTTILMAPIALSAATKLGVNPVPFMITVAAATSVTLLTPISHPVSMMVMVPGGYRFGDYARVGAPLALLLGVTLLAVVAAVWRF